Proteins encoded together in one Synechococcus sp. BL107 window:
- a CDS encoding DUF2862 domain-containing protein, with the protein MSQAASITIGSKIRISRVRDRIPQNLVDLLKKDPTGTVKEFRTVDGKGIGVVVDLSDGSTSWFFEDEITAA; encoded by the coding sequence ATGTCCCAGGCTGCATCGATCACCATCGGTTCCAAAATCCGAATTTCCCGTGTCAGGGATCGGATTCCCCAAAACTTGGTGGATCTACTCAAGAAAGACCCCACTGGAACCGTGAAAGAGTTCCGGACCGTTGACGGCAAGGGAATTGGTGTGGTGGTTGACCTGAGCGACGGCTCCACCAGCTGGTTTTTTGAAGACGAAATCACCGCTGCCTGA
- the hisF gene encoding imidazole glycerol phosphate synthase subunit HisF: MVALRLIPCLDVARGRVVKGINFVGLRDAGDPVELACRYSRAGADELVFLDIAASHEGRATLVDLVRRTAESVTIPFTVGGGISSVEGITELLRAGADKVSLNSSAVGRPELVREGAQRFGCQCIVVAIDARRRNNGTDGWDVYVKGGRDNTGLDVVSWAQQVTELGAGEILLTSMDGDGTQAGYDLELTRAVAAAVAVPVIASGGAGCLDHIAAALETGPEGGHASAALLASLLHDGVLTVEQIKADLLARGLKIRP; the protein is encoded by the coding sequence ATGGTCGCCCTTCGTCTTATTCCTTGCCTGGATGTTGCCCGTGGCCGGGTGGTGAAGGGCATCAACTTCGTGGGCCTCCGCGATGCCGGCGATCCCGTCGAGTTGGCCTGCCGTTACAGCCGTGCTGGCGCTGATGAATTGGTGTTTCTCGACATCGCTGCAAGCCATGAAGGACGAGCAACGCTGGTTGATTTGGTGCGACGCACCGCCGAGTCTGTGACGATCCCATTCACGGTTGGAGGTGGGATTTCTTCGGTTGAAGGCATTACCGAATTGCTGCGGGCCGGCGCCGACAAGGTGAGTCTGAACTCCTCCGCTGTGGGCCGGCCGGAGCTAGTTCGGGAAGGAGCGCAGCGTTTTGGTTGTCAATGCATTGTTGTGGCGATTGATGCGCGACGTCGTAACAACGGCACGGATGGCTGGGATGTCTACGTCAAAGGCGGACGGGACAACACCGGTTTGGATGTGGTGAGCTGGGCGCAACAGGTCACCGAGTTAGGGGCAGGCGAGATTCTGCTCACGTCGATGGATGGAGATGGAACCCAAGCCGGATACGACCTCGAGCTCACCCGTGCTGTGGCTGCTGCCGTTGCAGTGCCGGTGATTGCTTCTGGAGGTGCTGGTTGTCTGGATCACATCGCGGCAGCGTTGGAGACCGGCCCTGAGGGCGGGCACGCTTCGGCTGCGTTGTTGGCATCGTTGCTGCACGACGGAGTGCTCACCGTGGAGCAAATCAAGGCCGATTTACTGGCCCGTGGTCTCAAAATTCGACCATGA
- the ubiE gene encoding bifunctional demethylmenaquinone methyltransferase/2-methoxy-6-polyprenyl-1,4-benzoquinol methylase UbiE, giving the protein MKPGDAAAVEQLFDAVAPRYDRLNDVLSFGLHRQWKRQVVRSLKPVSGENWLDLCCGTGDLALELARCVRPGGTVIGMDAAAAPLQGAAARQRRQPWLPVRFQQGDALATGLPSATADGLVMAYGLRNLVDPALGLAEMRRVLKPGGRAAVLDFNRLIPGTAAAQFQRLYLRGLVVPIAASVGLRDEYAYLEESLQRFPMGDEQEAMARQAGFSEVQHQPMVGGQMGCLMLRA; this is encoded by the coding sequence ATGAAACCTGGAGATGCTGCTGCTGTTGAGCAGCTTTTTGATGCCGTTGCTCCTCGCTACGACCGTCTCAACGATGTTTTGAGTTTTGGCTTGCATCGGCAGTGGAAGCGGCAAGTGGTGCGTTCGTTAAAGCCCGTTTCTGGCGAGAATTGGCTTGATTTGTGTTGCGGTACAGGGGATTTGGCCCTGGAGCTTGCCCGTTGCGTGCGTCCAGGAGGAACGGTGATCGGTATGGATGCCGCTGCCGCCCCACTGCAAGGGGCTGCGGCACGTCAGCGGCGTCAGCCATGGTTGCCGGTGAGGTTTCAGCAAGGTGATGCCCTGGCGACGGGATTGCCATCGGCGACTGCTGATGGCTTGGTGATGGCCTATGGCCTGCGAAACCTGGTTGATCCCGCCCTTGGCCTTGCGGAAATGCGCCGGGTTTTGAAACCAGGCGGACGCGCTGCGGTGCTCGATTTCAATCGTTTGATCCCTGGCACGGCAGCAGCCCAGTTTCAGCGCCTTTACCTCCGAGGCCTGGTAGTTCCGATCGCCGCTTCGGTGGGCTTGAGGGATGAATATGCCTACCTCGAAGAGAGCTTGCAACGCTTCCCGATGGGTGATGAACAGGAGGCGATGGCCCGTCAAGCTGGGTTTTCGGAGGTCCAGCATCAGCCCATGGTTGGAGGGCAAATGGGCTGCCTGATGCTCCGCGCCTAA